ctaagataactaatataggacaatgctgttgattaaaaaatactccattcctggatagccaggaccttttgttttccaaataattaatattaccaataattgataagttccaggtcgacgggttcaaacagaaagatttgaaagcagagaaaactttgtatcgacatgactttatcagatgacaatactaattacTTAAATAAGGCTTagacatagttatatactttaattcagtcacggacccgcgatatcacgggtgtgtacttgtaatGTAAAAGTTTGCGGCGACGTTCCAGaaaatgtttagatttttttttggcCTGAAGTTAAGTCTGTTTAGAAAGGTTGGCGTTtgttttgtagcagttcagtgttactgttttttttgttttttccccCTCTTACACCTGATATGTTTCatcagttttggtttgtgacctgcAATTGTTTCAGTTAAACCGATTTAAGACcattgaacagcggtttactactacTGCCTTTTTTTGTATAATGTTAACCTAAGATACATTGTCCTCATTGATAATTTAGTAAATAAACATATGATTGTTTTTCAGATGACACTAAATCTCTAATTGAGGAAGATTTAAGAGAGGATATAATGTTAACCTAAGATACATTGTCCTCATTGATAATTTAGTAAAtaaacatatgatttttttcagatGACACTAAATCTCTAATTGAGGAAGATTTAAGAGAGGATACTTTTGTGACTACAAAAGCAGTGACAGAAAGCTTATCGCTGCTACAAAAGAATGGAGTCTTGTTGATAACTGGCTGCGCAGGTACAGGAAAAAGTCGGATAGCTCGCcatgttttatatatgtattatactGGAGATACATCATATAGATGTATCAAACTAAATACACTGGATGAGTGGGAAAATATGGTCAGTAGAGAAGATAATGTGGTTGTtttacttgatgatatttttggTGAAACAAATTGTGTTTATAATAGAGAAAAGGATATACCAATTCTAGATAAGGTTCATGCATATGTATGGAAAGGAAACATTAAAGTTATTATAACAATTAGAGATACAGTCAAACGTCGTTGTCAGGAGGTTTTTGATAGTCATAGGTTATTTCAGTTTGGATGTATTGATTTAAGttcaaaaaaatataatcttagCTGGGAAGAGAAATTCACTGTTCTCGACAAATACATGAACATTGTTCGTCAATCGCACTTTGTAGGGAAAGAAGGATTTGTCAACAGTAATAATGTTACAATTTTAAAGAAGGATACGATCTTGAAAATAACTAATGGAAGTCCCGTTAAAGGGTTTCCATTAGCTGTATATCAATTTGTAAATAACGCCAAATATTTTAAGCTTGGAAGCAATTTTTTTGACAGGCCAACAGATGCTATGCTAGAAGAATTGAATGAAATAAGACGCAAGGGGAACGATAATAGGAAATATAAGATGCAGTATACCGTTATGGTCTATACAGCAATAAATGAAAACTTTATTGACCCTCAAGATGGATCAATAGTGAGAGAAGTTAAAGAACTAGTTGAGGCAATCTATGGAGaatcattaaaaacaaacaaatgtcacATATCAGATGCAGTTGATGATCTAAAAGGAAGTTATTTAGTAAACACGCCCTATGAAAAGTCATACAGATTCCACCATCAAACCCTATTGGAGAGTGTCATCTTATCTTTTGCCCAGATTGATGACGAACATATAAAAGATATCGTACCTCTACTTAACTGGTCATTTATTCAGAAAATGGTAAAACCAGATACCTACAAAGAAAGAGAGGGGGAAGTTGTTTTGAAAATTCCCTTTACCAGTTATGAAatattggcatttaaattagTGGATATATATAAAGCAGCTTTCAGTGATCAAATAGATATTTCACAAGATACTGTTCTAGATGGAATAATAAACACAGAAATATTCCAACAAGAATTTGATCTCATATTTCGTTATTTATTAAAAGCTGTGGAAGAGGAAGACAATAAGTATGAAGATAACAAATATCTATATGAATGTATATCGAGTGAAATCAGTACTATTGAAAGTGTTGAACATATGAAGAGCACACCAGTTTTTCTCTGTAACCTACTTATGTCAGTAGCAAAGACGGAAGGGCAGTTTGAGAAATATTACTCTATATTGCAAATGTTAAACCAAATATTCAAAAAGAGCAATGACTTTCGCACTATTGACTACATAAAAGGAACTTTTGTTACATCTTTATATGACATATGCTCAACTAAAGATGTCAGATGTGTTAAAGCcactttgaatgttttgaaagaaaacaaaatacctGTGTTTCTGGATCAAGCTATCAGTCTTAAAGTTATAAATTACCAATCGCATTTTCTTTGTTCAAATTATACTAATTGTGCTTTTCTGACGTTTTGTATATGGAAGTCATACGAAGTACTTAATGTACCTGTATTGGAGTATTTACTGGCCTTGTACAATGAGACTCGATtcgatttaaatttattttttaaattcatttatggGACGGATTTAATGGAAACATGTTCATTTCTGTCTCATAAGCCGCTGAAATGGATGATTGAAAGATTTGAAGACCAGAAATTAGTGAAACTTGACAATATATTAAGAAAGGCTTGCCAGTACCATTTGTTTGATACAGTTGAGTATCTTGCATCGAGATGTAAGGCATTTGATGCCgtttcatgcttgaagatattttTGCATTATTCTGATGACAATGATGCTGAAGAACAAAatgattattttgattttgattcaaacctgtttttctttcttttttcaaaaattgacAAAGCCCATCCAGAAATTCATTCCATTGTTATTTCAGTTTTACAGAAACCTGATGTCCCAGATTATGTCTGTGAAACACTACTTCCGGTTTGTACAAATAATGGTGAGCTTTTAAACATCGCTTGCGCAGAAGGGCTTTTCTATATCACAAAACTTATATTGGAAAAAAGTCAAAATGTTAGCATTCAGTCAGCTCTTATTTCAGCATGTATGAACAAACATGACTTTGCTTTAAGAAATGATGTTGGAAAGTTGGAAATAGTGAAATACATTATTGACAAATATGGGTGTGAACAGTTTGATTTAAAAGCTGTATGTGAACAGGCATATCATTGCAGAAAGTTCAACATAATAGAATGGTTTGTTCAGAATATTGATATAAATCTTTTGGATGAGAATTGTATTATAAATTTAGCACTAGAAAGCGAAGAATCAGATTTGGTAGAATGCATTATGTTGCAAAAGATTGAAATAGCCAGTTTagacaaaacaaaagtttttaaatcattaaCTGAACATTGTACTGCCAGAAATTCTTCTAAAATACTAGAAATAGTAAGTAGTGTCTGGGATAGTACAGAGAATAAGATCGACATTAATATGGATGAAATAATAGAAACCGCATATCAAGGGAAATGTCTGGAGTTATTGATATGGATTCATACAAACTGTTATCCACACGTAGCTATTGATgctgaaaaattatttataacaGCATGTGTAAGTGAGAGGATTGACATAGCTAAATGGGTACTTGAAACTTTTGAACAAATACCATTGAACATCAATGCAGAGAAATTATTGATGTTACCAAATTTTACCAGTTGCCCAATGTACAATcactttattaaatttgaaacgATAGATAGGATACACTGGGTGCTTGAAACATTTGAAATACAACCTTTTCACCTAAAAGAATTTGTGATAAAATTGATAAGTATTAACCATTATGTTCAGTGGAATACTAAAGATGCGTTCTTTGATTTGATTATTTctttaattgaaaaatatggtTCTCTCTTTAGTTCGGAGGATATGGAAGAAATAATGAATGAAGctcttgaaaataaatattttaatattgtgaATTGGTTTCTTGAATATAAGACCTCTTgcacatttgataaacaaaatattctgAACAAAGCCTGTGGTTCTCATGATGCGCTTGCAACAATTATGATACTTACTAAAAGTTGCCATATTTTAGACATCAATCAAGCTTTCATTCAAGCTTGCATTCATGATAAATCACATAATTGTCAGAGTCTATTTGAACAAATGGGTCGCGATTCATTAGACACAGGTACAATTGTGAGTTTAGTACGTGATGAGAATGTTACTGATACTATCATGACATGGATTTTGAATAATCTTGCGCATGATCCAATTATAGTAAATGAAATTTTCATTTCTTCCTGCCAAAAAGGGAAATTTTAttttgtgaaatatatatttcaaaaatatgcCAACGAACAACTTGACATTGAATCAGCTTTCGTTGATGCGTGTTTGAATCCATACAATTATGAACGGGATCAGACCGAAAACCTCTGTGTTATAGATTTTCTATTTAGAAAATTACCAGATCAATTACCTAGTATATCGATTGTTATAAATGGATTATTGGAGAAGAAGGATCTTGATGTATTACTTTACTTTCTAAAGAAAGGATATCGCAGGAAGTTCAAAATagacatgaaatattttcttaATGAAGTTTGTAGCTATGGACATTTTAAACTAGTACACTGGATTTTAGAAAATGTTGACCATACAGAACTGGATATTAAATCTGCATTTTATAACGCATGCACTACTAAGGATGTTTGTTGGTGTACGGAATTGAAATTACACTGTGTGTTTTTATTGAAGCACTATATACAGGATATATACGTACTTGAGGTGGATACAGTATTAAAATGCATAAATGAAACACCATCAGACTTCCCTCATCAATTTGTTGATGACTTAACTAAGTGGCTGCTATACATAAAATGTTTGAGAGGGAAAGATATTTGAATCTGAAATGCTTTCTTGAATTCATATGAAGATAATATCGAAAAAACGTCAGAATATTGTCCTAATAGATGTTTTCTTGTTAGTGAATCTATTTGGCATTCAGTAATGTAAATGTTgctgaaaagacaaaaaaatatgatagcaGTAGTTAACATCTCTTTTTGAAAGGAAACAAGATATGTCGGTGCAATTTACATTCAATTTCTTTGTCTGTGGCCTAATCGGGAAAATCCGTCGGGTTAGAGGTTAAATCAATCTGCAAATCATCATTTCTGATTAAAGCACCAAAGAAAACTTCCTAGATTTGCAGAAATAACTTAACCGCCAGACCCGTATAACTGCATAAATACAAGATTCATTATCATGGTAATCTTCAAAAATCCATTCAACCTTAACAAACCACAAActtgaaaaaaattgtcaaaacatgatctacttttaaaatttgtattgttGTAATTCGATTTTATTTTGATTGTCAAAACACAATTTACTGTTGATAACATGTATGTTATTGAATTGGAACAAGTAAGTTAAGATTATAATGTTAAAGGCATTTGTCAGTTCTTAACATTTGATAATGTAAAGTTAGtcaatgaaaatatttcagtaataATCACTCCGTTTaa
The window above is part of the Mytilus edulis chromosome 6, xbMytEdul2.2, whole genome shotgun sequence genome. Proteins encoded here:
- the LOC139527070 gene encoding uncharacterized protein, which gives rise to MSQEQLTSIINDLQSTIHNQTTIREKHEIEIQQLDESNQRIEVDVHKLATEFSETKRSIEICTQKIEACRKEKEILQEKAIDEQEQLDVLTQQFLRIECTYDIKFKEVDGQLAKQDAQLKKQDKHIAKQDEQMAKQDEHITKQDKQIENQGEQMTKQDEIMATCLQNINDIRKTQLCTHNSSEGRKRKKLEDDTKSLIEEDLREDTFVTTKAVTESLSLLQKNGVLLITGCAGTGKSRIARHVLYMYYTGDTSYRCIKLNTLDEWENMVSREDNVVVLLDDIFGETNCVYNREKDIPILDKVHAYVWKGNIKVIITIRDTVKRRCQEVFDSHRLFQFGCIDLSSKKYNLSWEEKFTVLDKYMNIVRQSHFVGKEGFVNSNNVTILKKDTILKITNGSPVKGFPLAVYQFVNNAKYFKLGSNFFDRPTDAMLEELNEIRRKGNDNRKYKMQYTVMVYTAINENFIDPQDGSIVREVKELVEAIYGESLKTNKCHISDAVDDLKGSYLVNTPYEKSYRFHHQTLLESVILSFAQIDDEHIKDIVPLLNWSFIQKMVKPDTYKEREGEVVLKIPFTSYEILAFKLVDIYKAAFSDQIDISQDTVLDGIINTEIFQQEFDLIFRYLLKAVEEEDNKYEDNKYLYECISSEISTIESVEHMKSTPVFLCNLLMSVAKTEGQFEKYYSILQMLNQIFKKSNDFRTIDYIKGTFVTSLYDICSTKDVRCVKATLNVLKENKIPVFLDQAISLKVINYQSHFLCSNYTNCAFLTFCIWKSYEVLNVPVLEYLLALYNETRFDLNLFFKFIYGTDLMETCSFLSHKPLKWMIERFEDQKLVKLDNILRKACQYHLFDTVEYLASRCKAFDAVSCLKIFLHYSDDNDAEEQNDYFDFDSNLFFFLFSKIDKAHPEIHSIVISVLQKPDVPDYVCETLLPVCTNNGELLNIACAEGLFYITKLILEKSQNVSIQSALISACMNKHDFALRNDVGKLEIVKYIIDKYGCEQFDLKAVCEQAYHCRKFNIIEWFVQNIDINLLDENCIINLALESEESDLVECIMLQKIEIASLDKTKVFKSLTEHCTARNSSKILEIVSSVWDSTENKIDINMDEIIETAYQGKCLELLIWIHTNCYPHVAIDAEKLFITACVSERIDIAKWVLETFEQIPLNINAEKLLMLPNFTSCPMYNHFIKFETIDRIHWVLETFEIQPFHLKEFVIKLISINHYVQWNTKDAFFDLIISLIEKYGSLFSSEDMEEIMNEALENKYFNIVNWFLEYKTSCTFDKQNILNKACGSHDALATIMILTKSCHILDINQAFIQACIHDKSHNCQSLFEQMGRDSLDTGTIVSLVRDENVTDTIMTWILNNLAHDPIIVNEIFISSCQKGKFYFVKYIFQKYANEQLDIESAFVDACLNPYNYERDQTENLCVIDFLFRKLPDQLPSISIVINGLLEKKDLDVLLYFLKKGYRRKFKIDMKYFLNEVCSYGHFKLVHWILENVDHTELDIKSAFYNACTTKDVCWCTELKLHCVFLLKHYIQDIYVLEVDTVLKCINETPSDFPHQFVDDLTKWLLYIKCLRGKDI